One Zerene cesonia ecotype Mississippi chromosome 25, Zerene_cesonia_1.1, whole genome shotgun sequence DNA window includes the following coding sequences:
- the LOC119836599 gene encoding UDP-glucosyltransferase 2-like, which produces MCRIVILSLILSIVSSIDSARILAIFPTPSISHQVVFRPLTQELARRGHEVTIVTADPAFTTENAPENLTEIDLHDISYASWKENLMNSNIQVGKRSSLSSQVKLLSTLVAKFTEVQMKTKEIQELVRDGEKKFDLLLIEACVRPYRIFSHIFKVPVIELGSFGMFFENEKIVGAPSHPFLYPTAMNRYKLFNLTFWEKVFELYNYVWINVFWSANADEELTKFRKLFNNNDIPSYEELNKNIDMLFLNIHPVWSHNQPLPPNVISIWGIHKIPEKPLPKNLEDYLNASKNGVIYVSFGTNVLTSLFPPTTVETLMRAFSKLPYDVLLKWDNKNLPGISDNVKVSTWFPQSDLLKHSKIKLFITQGGLQSTDEAINAGVPLIGIPMLGDQWYNVDLYEYHKIGVRIDIDNLTEDNLLKAIRTVVDDKSYKDNVKRLRSIMRDQPESALERAVWWTEYVLWHGGAKHLRSPAANMPWTDYYEIDFIFKLFCLVITILLTIVLSLYLLYVYTFRKNPKMKNKIS; this is translated from the exons ATGTGCAGAATTGTCATATTGTCTCTTATCCTATCGATTGTTAGTTCTATAGATTCCGCAAGAATTTTAGCCATTTTTCCAACACCATCGATAAGCCATCAAGTTGTTTTCAGACCTTTGACTCAAGAGTTGGCAAGACGCGGCCATGAAGTCACTATCGTCACAGCTGACCCGGCATTTACCACAGAAAATGCCCCAGAAAACTTGACAGAAATAGACTTGCATGATATTTCTTATGCATCTTGGAAAGAGAATTTGATGAATAGTAATATACAAGTTGGTAAGCGAAGCAGCTTGTCGTCACAAGTAAAACTACTGAGCACTTTAGTGGCTAAGTTTACAGAAGTACAGATGAAAACTAAAGAAATACAAGAGTTGGTCAGAGACGGTgagaagaaatttgatttattgctGATAGAAGCATGTGTAAGGCCATACAGAATATTCTCACATATATTCAAAGTACCCGTTATTGAACTAGGTTCGTTTGGAATGTTTTTTGAGAACGAAAAAATTGTCGGCGCCCCGTCTCATCCTTTCTTGTACCCAACGGCGATGAACcgatataaactatttaaccTAACGTTTTGGGAAAAAGTATTtgagttatataattatgtttggaTAAATGTTTTCTGGTCTGCTAATGCTGATGAGGAACTCACAAAATTTCGTAAGTTGTTTAATAACAACGACATACCTAGTTATGAAgaattgaacaaaaatattgatatgctGTTTTTGAACATACATCCTGTATGGAGTCACAACCAGCCCTTACCACCAAACGTTATTTCTATTTGGGGCATTCATAAAATACCAGAGAAGCCACTTCCTAAG AACCTAGAAGATTATTTGAATGCATCAAAAAATGGCGTGATATACGTAAGTTTTGGGACTAATGTTCTCACTTCATTGTTTCCACCTACAACTGTTGAAACCTTAATGAGAGCATTTTCCAAATTACCTTACGATGTACTGTTGAAATGGGATAACAAAAACCTTCCAGGAATCAGTGATAATGTTAAAGTATCCACGTGGTTTCCGCAATCGGATCTATTAA AACATTCGAAGATAAAACTATTCATCACACAAGGAGGTTTACAATCAACAGATGAAGCTATCAATGCTGGGGTTCCTCTTATTGGTATTCCAATGCTTGGAGATCAATGGTACAATGTAGATCTATacgaatatcataaaataggAGTAAGAATTGACATAGATAATTTAACTGAAGATAATCTCCTTAAAGCAATCAGAACTGTTGTCGATGATAAAAG CTATAAGGATAATGTTAAGAGACTTCGTTCTATTATGAGAGACCAGCCCGAGAGCGCCCTGGAGCGCGCCGTATGGTGGACGGAGTACGTGCTGTGGCACGGAGGGGCGAAGCACCTGCGGTCCCCCGCCGCCAACATGCCCTGGACCGACTACTATGAGATtgactttatatttaagttattttgtttagtCATAACGATCCTGTTAACAATTGTATTAAGCTTATACCTTCTATATGTTTACACGTTTCGGAAAAATCCCAAGATGAAGAATAAGATATCGTAA
- the LOC119836601 gene encoding UDP-glucosyltransferase 2-like: MLFLNIHPVWGHNQPLPPNVISVWGIHKIPEKPLPNDLGHYLNSSENGVIYVSFGSNVLSAFFPPTALKTLMEVFSKLPYDVLMKWDDKNLRVISNNIKLSTWLPQSDLLKHSKIKLFITQGGLQSTDEAITAGVPLIGIPLFADQWYNVEQYENHKIGVRLDIDNLTEDNLLKAITTVIDDKSYKDNIMRLRSIMRDQPKSALDRAVWWTEYVLRHGGAKHLRSPAANMPWTEYYEVDFIFKLFCLVITILLTIVLSLYLLYVYAFRKNPKIKNKIS; encoded by the exons atgctGTTTTTGAATATACATCCCGTTTGGGGTCACAACCAACCTTTACCGccaaatgttatttcagtttggGGAATTCATAAAATACCAGAGAAGCCTCTTCCTAAT GACCTAGGACATTATTTGAATTCGTCCGAAAATGGCGTGATATACGTCAGTTTTGGAAGTAACGTTCTTTCTGCTTTCTTTCCACCAACAGCACTTAAAACTTTAATGGAAGTATTTTCTAAATTGCCTTATGATGTTCTTATGAAGTGGGATGACAAAAATCTTCGAGTGATCagtaataatatcaaattatctACATGGCTTCCACAATCAGATCTATTAA AACATTCGAAGATAAAACTATTCATCACACAAGGAGGTTTACAATCAACAGATGAAGCCATCACTGCTGGTGTTCCTCTTATTGGTATACCGCTGTTTGCAGATCAATGGTATAATGTAGAGCAATACGAGAACCATAAAATAGGAGTAAGACTTGACATAGATAATTTAACCGAAGATAATCTCCTCAAAGCAATAACAACTGTTATTGATGATAAAAG CTACAAGGATAATATTATGAGACTTCGTTCTATTATGAGAGACCAGCCCAAGAGCGCATTGGACCGCGCCGTGTGGTGGACGGAGTACGTGCTGCGGCACGGAGGGGCGAAGCACCTGCGCTCCCCCGCCGCCAACATGCCCTGGACTGAGTACTATGAGGTTGACTtcatatttaagttattttgtttagtCATAACGATCCTGTTAACAATTGTATTAAGCTTATACCTTCTATACGTTTACGCGTTTCGTAAAAATCCCAAGATTAAGAATAAGATATCGTAA